In Oryza sativa Japonica Group chromosome 11, ASM3414082v1, the following are encoded in one genomic region:
- the LOC107279285 gene encoding F-box protein At5g03100-like → MSPAAQVESGKGVLCSSTAQAQPNLPSSVQGPARRGDWSHRRRGAHQSFDGMPPAKRAKKAAAAGGGDLIGALPDAMLHRILSLLPAHEAVRTCVLARRWRHLWRSAPGLRIVRAAGRPPATVEEPQGFVDHLLLLRGGSPLNTCELSFDQIRRQHIPRVNLWIRHIVMCKVRVLVLHLNPYCHELDELPLVSQHLTRLELSGLILNDSFLNFSSCLALDYLEIVQCYFSSLTKITSQSLKRLRIIKCYTGSRPHVHATNLVSLHLDAITRTPVLERLPSLVKADIKLNSQCRDFCSFMTFLGVAIMNSAAVVVAYKLRTACFCEVYQKLRIWHW, encoded by the exons atgtCCCCTGCCGCCCAAGTGGAGAGCGGCAAG GGCGTTCTCTGCTCCTCAACGGCTCAAGCTCAACCCAACCTCCCCTCCTCCGTCCAGGGTCCAGCCAGGCGAGGCGATTGGAGCCATCGGCGGCGAG GTGCTCACCAGTCGTTCGACGGAATGCCTCCAGCAAAAAGGGCCAAGAAagcggccgcggcgggcggAGGCGACCTCATCGGCGCCCTCCCGGACGCGATGCTGCACCgcatcctctccctcctcccggcgCACGAGGCCGTGCGGACGTGCGTGCTGGCCCGGCGGTGGCGCCACCTCTGGAGGTCCGCCCCAGGCCTGCGCatcgtccgcgccgccggccggccgccggcgaccgtcGAGGAGCCCCAGGGGTTCGTCGACCACCTCCTGCTCCTCCGCGGGGGCTCCCCTCTCAACACCTGCGAGCTTTCCTTCGATCAGATCCGCAGACAACACATTCCCCGCGTGAACCTCTGGATTCGTCACATTGTCATGTGCAAAGTCCGAGTGCTCGTGCTTCACCTCAATCCTTATTGTCATGAATTGGACGAACTGCCTCTGGTCTCGCAGCACCTGACGAGGTTGGAGCTTTCTGGTCTGATCTTAAACGACAGCTTCCTCAATTTCTCGAGCTGCCTGGCATTGGATTATCTAGAGATTGTCCAATGTTACTTCTCTTCTCTGACAAAGATCACATCGCAGTCGCTAAAGCGGCTAAGAATCATTAAATGCTATACTGGTTCCCGCCCTCATGTGCATGCCACAAATCTCGTTTCACTGCATCTGGATGCCATAACAAGGACTCCTGTGCTTGAGAGATTGCCATCATTAGTGAAAGCAGACATCAAACTTAATAGTCAGTGTCGCGATTTCTGTAGTTTTATGACTTTTCTGGGGGTTGCAATCATGAATTCTGCAGCGGTTGTCGTGGCGTACAAGCTGAGAACTGCGTGCTTCTGCGAGGTTTATCAGAAGCTAAGAATCTGGCATTGGTAG
- the LOC9268819 gene encoding F-box/LRR-repeat protein At3g26922-like, whose amino-acid sequence MDPPAAAGERSGRREQRSADARHPFDGMAPTRGGSKRACVGSGGGGDRISDLPDEVIHRVLWFLPTHEAVKTSLLSRRWRELWKSTRRLSIAGLSRSPHLLSTTGSGGSSPATVDKLSKFVNHLLLSRKQGPLDECRFSFDGFKDMDGAQVDMWIRYVLDNVWQLRVLLINLGTSIHVKLAGTPLVSENLDNYDALCGLCANCRDNDNISGTCLLLRGLSRCTYLELSPSYQMLTFERDLRWCPTFSNLRTLVLSDYNLDGGFHALLCFLQQTPVVQKLTLKLRKIHGPTVDISSYLKRPVVLRHLRIVEVKCPVSVQEEIFKLWKILITWGRYIVQFNIERLI is encoded by the exons ATGgatcctcctgccgccgccggcgagcgaaGCGGACGACGGGAG CAGCGGTCGGCCGACGCCCGCCACCCGTTCGACGGAATGGCTCCGACACGGGGCGGGAGCAAGAGAGCTTGCgtggggagcggcggtggcggcgaccggaTCAGCGACCTCCCCGACGAGGTAATCCACCGCGTGCTGTGGTTCCTCCCGACCCACGAGGCTGTGAAGACGAGCTTGCTGTCCAGGCGCTGGCGCGAGCTCTGGAAGTCCACCCGTCGCCTGAGCATCGCGGGCTTATCGAGGTCTCCCCATCTTCTTAGTACCACCGGCAGTGgggggagctcgccggccacTGTGGACAAGCTGAGCAAGTTCGTCAACCACCTGCTGCTCAGCCGAAAGCAGGGTCCTCTGGATGAGTGCAGGTTCAGCTTTGATGGTTTCAAGGACATGGATGGTGCCCAAGTCGACATGTGGATCCGATATGTTCTGGACAATGTGTGGCAGCTTCGAGTGCTACTGATCAATCTTGGAACCAGCATTCACGTTAAGCTTGCAGGCACGCCTCTCGTTTCGGAGAACTTG GACAATTATGATGCACTATGTGGTCTGTGTGCGAACTGCCGTGATAATGACAACATCAGTGGTACCTGTCTGCTTCTCAGGGGTTTGTCAAGATGCACATATTTGGAATTGTCACCTTCCTATCAGATG TTGACCTTTGAAAGGGATCTAAGATGGTGCCCCACATTTAGTAATTTAAGAACGTTGGTACTCAGTGATTATAATTTGGACGGTGGCTTCCATGCACTACTTTGCTTTCTTCAGCAGACACCTGTTGTACAGAAGCTCACACTTAAACTCCGTAAG ATACATGGCCCTACTGTGGATATATCCAGCTATCTCAAAAGACCAGTTGTACTGCGGCATCTTAGGATAGTTGAAGTTAAATGCCCAGTATCTGTTCAAGAAGAGATTTTCAAACTTTGGAAGATCTTGATTACCTGGGGGAGATATATTGTGCAATTTAATATCGAAAGGTTAATTTGA